AGGTCATCGGAGGAATCATGCAAGGAGCTGTGAAGGGATGACCATGACCGTCACCAGCCGGGGGACCCTGCCTTCCTATCTGACCGAAGGCCCGGCCGTCTTCCCCGAAGGTTTCGTCTGGGGTGCCGCCACGGCGTCCTACCAGATCGAGGGTGCGGCACAGGAGGACGGCCGCGGCGTCTCGGTCTGGGACACCTTCTCGCACACGCCGGGGAAGGTCGCCTCCGGCCACACCGGCGACGTCGCCTGCGACCACTACCACCGCTACCCCGAGGACGTGGCGCTGATCGCGGACCTCGGCCTGGAGGCGTACCGGTTCTCCGTGGCCTGGCCGAGGATCCAGGCCGACGGCGCCGGTCCGGTCAACCCTCTCGGCCTGGACTTCTACGACCGTCTGGTGGACGCGCTGCTGGCGCGCGGCGTCACGCCGTACACCACCCTGTACCACTGGGACCTGCCGCAGGCGCTGGAGGACCAAGGCGGGTGGACCGCACGCGACACCGCGTACCGCTTCGCCGAGTACGCCGCGGCCGTGCACGCGAGGCTCGGCGACCGGGTGACGCACTGGACCACCCTGAACGAGCCGTGGGTGACGGCGTTCCTCGGGTACGGCACCGGCGTGCACGCGCCGGGCCGCACCGGAGCGGCGCCGGCCCTGCGCGCCGCGCACCACTTCCTGCTCGGTCACGGCCTCGCCGCGCAGGCGCTGCGCTCGGCCGGCGCGCGCGAGGTGATGCTCGTCGTCAACTCCTCACCGGTGATCACCCCTGAGCAGGTCGCCGACCCCGCCGCCGCGATGTCCGAGGCGGACGCCGAGGCGGTGCACCGCGTGGACTGCCTGCTCAACCGGCAGTTCCTCGACCCGGTGCAACGCGGCGCCTACCCCGAGGAGGTGCTGCGCATCGCCGAGCGGCACGCCGGCCTCGGCCACATCCACGACACCGACCTGCGCGACATCCACCAGCCCGCCGACGTCATCGGCGTCAACTACTACAACCCGTGCGTCGTGCGGTCCGGCCCCGGCCGGCCGGCCAACCTGGCCTTCCCCGGCACCGAGGACATCGAGTTCGCCGACGCCGGCGTCCCCACCACCCAGATGGGCTGGCCCATCGTCCCCACCGGCCTGTCCCGCATGCTGGCCCGCCTGTCGGCCGACTACCCCGAAGCCGGTCTGATGGTCACCGAGAACGGCGCCGCGTTCCCCGACACCGTCACCGAGGACGAGACCGGCCCCCGTGTGCACGACACCGACCGGGTCGCCTACCTCGACACGCACCTGCGCGCCGTGCACGCCGCCGTGTCGGCCGGGGCCGACGTCCGCGGCTACCTGGTGTGGTCCCTGCTGGACAACTTCGAGTGGGCCGAGGGCTACCACCGCAGGTTCGGCATCGTGCACGTCGACTTCGCCACCCAGCGGCGCACCCTCAAGGACAGCGGCCTCTGGTACCGCGACGTCGTACGGGAGAACGGGGTGGTGTGAAGGGACCCGCCGTCGCCGCGGCCGGTCCGAGCCGTCAGGGGTACGGCGGCCGGCACGGGTCCCGTCCCCGACGTGCAGCCCGCCTTCCCCCCGGGATGCCGCCGGTGTCATCTCATGCCTGAGCGGTCGGCGACCTGGTGAGGTACGCCAGTTCCGTGGACCACGTCTCCGGGTCGGGGGACTCGGCGGGGTCGGTCAGCCAGAAGTCGAAACGTCCCCGCCAGACCTCCACGCCGTCCTCCACACCGGTGTCGAAGCGGACGCCGTTCTCCGCGGCCCACGCGTCCACCTCCTTGATGGTGCCGGCCAGCCGGTCGGGGTGGCCGGTGTGCACGGCCACCAGGTACCGGCCGGCGGGGATCGTGCCGGGGATGACCCGGCCGTCCCCCTCGACCGGCTCGGCGACCGGCACCCCCACCTCGAGGCGGAACTCGCGCTCCCGGTCGCCGGCCACCCAGTAGCGGTAGAACGGCGGGCCGGCGGGGGACAGGCCGCCGGCGGCGAGCCAGGTGAACATCTCGGGGACCAGAGCGTTGACCTCGCCCCAGCGGGAGAAGGACGCGGTGATGGGGATGGCGGCGTACGGACGGGCTTCGCGGTCGTCGAGCAGGGGACGCACGGTCACAGGTCACCTCGGTGTCGGAGTTCGGCCACTTCCACGGGGTATACCGCGACGGCGGCCGGAACTCATCGGTGCTACGGCAGGAAAGCCGGCAGTCCGAACCGAGGCAGGTCGTGGGCCGCGTCGAGGAACGAGTGGACGGCGGCGAAACGGCCGTCACGCGCCTCCACCACGATCAGGGCCCACGGCCGGTGGCGTCCCGGGCCCTCGGACACGCCGTCGCGGTCCGCGGGGACGTAGTGACCGAACGCGGCGCATCCGTTGGCGGCGGTGGGAAGCAGGCGGGAGCCGCGGCAGAAATCGCTGTGGAGGAGAGCCTGGCGGATGTCCGCGACGCCGCGCAGCCACCACGGGAACGGCGGCATCGACATGGTGGCGTCCTCGTGCAGCAACGCGACCAGCGCCTCGACGTCGTGGCGCTCGAACGCGGCGGCGTACCGGCGGGACAACTCGGCGCGCACGGGGTCCGGCGGCGGGGGAGGACCGGCGGGGAGGTGGTCACGCATGGTGGCGCGGGCCCGTTGCAGTGCGCTGTTCACCGAGGCCACGGTGCCGCCGAGCAGCGTCACGACCTCGGCGGACGTCCAGGCGAGCACGTCGCGCAGGATCAGCACGGCACGCTGACGTGGCGGCAGGCGCTGAAGCGCCGCCACGAACGCCAGCCGGATCGACTCGCGCGCCACCACCACGTCGGCGGGGTCGCCGCCGGTGCCGATCACCCGGTCGTCGTGCACCGGCTGGACCCACGCGTGCGCCGGCAGCGGCTCGCCGACGGGGGACCCCGGCCGCGCCGCCGGGCCGAGATCCATGGGGACCGCACGGCGGGCCCGGCCGCGCAGCATGTCCGCGCACACGTTGGCGGCGATGGCGAACAACCACGTCCGCACGCTCGCACGAGCCTCGTCGTACCTGTCCCACGCACGCCAGGCCCGCACCATGGTTTCCTGCACGGCGTCCTCGGCGTCCGCGGCGGAGCCGATCATGCGGTAGCAGAACCCGGTCAGCTCGACCCGGTGTGCCGCGAAGGCGTGCTCCGGCGCGACGGCCGTGGCGCCGGGCCGCGTCACGCCGGCGTGTCCCCGGGGGACGGCGTGTGCGGCCACTCGGAGGCGAGCAGGCCGTACAGCAGGTCGTCGGTCCACTCGCCTTTGACCCAGAAGTGCTTGCGGCGCAGGCCCTCGCGCTGGAAGCCGAGGCGTTCGAGCAGGCGTGCCGAGCGGTGGTTGCGCGCGTCGCAGCCGGCGGAGACGCGGTGGAGACGGCGGACCGTGAACAGGTGGCCGAGGAACGCGGTCAGGGCCTCGGTGGCGTAGCCCTTGCCCTGGTAGGCGGCGGCGAGGGTGTAGCCGATCTTGGCCTGCATGTGGTTCTGGTGGAGTTTGACGCCGATGTCGCCGATGAGCGAGCCGTCGAGGTCGATGGCGTACTGGAACCAGCCGGGTTCGCCGGGGTCGGCGGTGGCGAACGCGGCGGTCAGGATGACGGCGCGCTCCAGGGAGAACGGGGTCTCCCATACCTGGTAGCGGGCCACTTCGGGGTCGGAGCGGTAGGCGGCGAGCGCGGCGGCGTCGCCTGTGTGGAACCGGCGGACGGTGAGGCGGTCCGTGGAGAGAAGCACCTCGGCAGTATCGCCGATGAGACGTGGCGGGTCCCAGCCTTCGGCTGCGGGGATCCGCGGGTGACCGTGGCAGGCCAGCGCCGGAGCGGCGCGCGTGACCCGCCGGGGGTCGCTCACCGCGACCCCCGAAGGAGGGAGAACCGGGCTACGGGGACGTCCTCGGGCATGGTCTTCCTTCGATCCGGCCGCTTGGACAAGCGATTGGTATCAAGGCGAAACACCCCACGACTCTAGTAGAAACATTTCGGCACGCAAGACCTAGTTTTCGGGAAGTCCTATCGATCGCGCCGCCGCCATCGGCATCCAGCAGGTAGAGGCCGCCGATAGTTTTCGGGACATTACCGGAAGGTTTCCGGCCGATTGGCCGTGCACGTGCATATGCCGCAGGCGGAGGGCTGGTTGAGCTTTCAAAAACGCTAGCGGCAAGGACCTGCGGCCGGCTGCTGTGCCGGCCGTGCGGGTGGGTGACGGAGTGGCGGCGGCGCCGGAACCGGAGAGCCTGAGGGGAATCCTGGAGCGCGACTCCCAGGCGTCGCCGCCGGACGGCCCTCAGGCGG
The window above is part of the Sphaerisporangium rubeum genome. Proteins encoded here:
- a CDS encoding GH1 family beta-glucosidase encodes the protein MTVTSRGTLPSYLTEGPAVFPEGFVWGAATASYQIEGAAQEDGRGVSVWDTFSHTPGKVASGHTGDVACDHYHRYPEDVALIADLGLEAYRFSVAWPRIQADGAGPVNPLGLDFYDRLVDALLARGVTPYTTLYHWDLPQALEDQGGWTARDTAYRFAEYAAAVHARLGDRVTHWTTLNEPWVTAFLGYGTGVHAPGRTGAAPALRAAHHFLLGHGLAAQALRSAGAREVMLVVNSSPVITPEQVADPAAAMSEADAEAVHRVDCLLNRQFLDPVQRGAYPEEVLRIAERHAGLGHIHDTDLRDIHQPADVIGVNYYNPCVVRSGPGRPANLAFPGTEDIEFADAGVPTTQMGWPIVPTGLSRMLARLSADYPEAGLMVTENGAAFPDTVTEDETGPRVHDTDRVAYLDTHLRAVHAAVSAGADVRGYLVWSLLDNFEWAEGYHRRFGIVHVDFATQRRTLKDSGLWYRDVVRENGVV
- a CDS encoding GyrI-like domain-containing protein encodes the protein MTVRPLLDDREARPYAAIPITASFSRWGEVNALVPEMFTWLAAGGLSPAGPPFYRYWVAGDREREFRLEVGVPVAEPVEGDGRVIPGTIPAGRYLVAVHTGHPDRLAGTIKEVDAWAAENGVRFDTGVEDGVEVWRGRFDFWLTDPAESPDPETWSTELAYLTRSPTAQA
- a CDS encoding sigma-70 family RNA polymerase sigma factor, which encodes MTRPGATAVAPEHAFAAHRVELTGFCYRMIGSAADAEDAVQETMVRAWRAWDRYDEARASVRTWLFAIAANVCADMLRGRARRAVPMDLGPAARPGSPVGEPLPAHAWVQPVHDDRVIGTGGDPADVVVARESIRLAFVAALQRLPPRQRAVLILRDVLAWTSAEVVTLLGGTVASVNSALQRARATMRDHLPAGPPPPPDPVRAELSRRYAAAFERHDVEALVALLHEDATMSMPPFPWWLRGVADIRQALLHSDFCRGSRLLPTAANGCAAFGHYVPADRDGVSEGPGRHRPWALIVVEARDGRFAAVHSFLDAAHDLPRFGLPAFLP
- a CDS encoding GNAT family N-acetyltransferase, coding for MLLSTDRLTVRRFHTGDAAALAAYRSDPEVARYQVWETPFSLERAVILTAAFATADPGEPGWFQYAIDLDGSLIGDIGVKLHQNHMQAKIGYTLAAAYQGKGYATEALTAFLGHLFTVRRLHRVSAGCDARNHRSARLLERLGFQREGLRRKHFWVKGEWTDDLLYGLLASEWPHTPSPGDTPA